One segment of Haliotis asinina isolate JCU_RB_2024 chromosome 12, JCU_Hal_asi_v2, whole genome shotgun sequence DNA contains the following:
- the LOC137257527 gene encoding uncharacterized protein → MDVEGADDADDDIRMRMVQSNVIAMLIINDVVRLDIDDDDDDDDDDDDDDDDPEADQESPWKYWQLIEIQTDAESQMEIQTDTESQSRKTDRYEATRNYRQEIRETEMQTDTELQKRKYRQIRNHRDGNTDRYGITETEIHTDTEPQRRNYRQILNYRQIRNNGDGTTNRYRTTDTELQTDAEPQRRKYRQIRNYRQIRKYRQKY, encoded by the exons ATGGATGTTGAGGGTGCCGACGATGCTGACGATGATATTCGCATGAGGATGGTACAGTCCAATGTGATAGCAATGCTCATTATTAATGATGTTGTTAGATTagacattgatgatgatgatgatgatgatgatgatgatgatgatgatgatgatgatccggAGGCGGA CCAGGAAAGCCCGTGGAAGTACTGGCAGTTGATTGAAATACAGACAGATGCGGAATCACAGATGGAAATACAGACAGATACAGAATCACAGAGCCGAAAAACGGACAGATACGAAGCCACACGGAACTACAGACAGGAAATCAGAGAGACAGAAATGCAGACAGATACGGAACTACAGAAACGGAAATACAGACAG ATACGGAATCACCGAGACGGAAATACAGACAGATACGGAATCACCGAGACggaaatacacacagatacggaaccacagagacggaactacAGACAGATACTGAACTACAGACAGATACGGAATAACGGAGACGGAACTACAAACAGATACAGAACCACAGATACGGAACTACAGACAGATGCGGAACCACAGAGACGGAAATACAGACAGATACGGAACTACAGACAGATACGGAAATACAGACAGAAATACTGA